A section of the Flavobacterium ardleyense genome encodes:
- a CDS encoding S46 family peptidase, whose translation MKFLRLFLLLFVISTQAQQGGMWVPSLLKGMNEAEMKSLGMKISASDIYDANKPGIKDAVPHFNGGCTAEMISPKGLLLTNHHCGYSQIQSHSSVENDYLEQGFWAMSLEEELPNPGVDVTFVIKIEDVTTQVLAGTENLTTEAEKQKKIENNISILSRDFPKEKWQGAKIKNFFDGNQYLLFVTETFDDVRLVGAPPTSIGKFGSDTDNWVWPRHTGDFSLFRVYADKNNRPAKYSKDNIPYTPKHFLPIAIDGFKKDDFTMVVGYPGRTQEYLPAVAIEQILNDLNPAKIEVRDAALKVVDGFMRKDQAIKIQYASKYASIANYYKKWIGESKGLKKSNAVAVKKAEEKEFLQKVKKAKKQAEYGNILSDFDKTYAEIAPYALSRDYFTEVFLRNIGLTETAFKVYQLERILADKGEQSFNDRKQNLMDGMGAFYKNFNKTVDEKVFEQLIAIYSTQSPKQFVPASLQNINASELSKSVYANTKLGSYEGLKELLTGDSKTVLAKMKNDPAVALVKAAADKYFAEVAPKFEELDLKNIATQRTYMKALLEMNPKARIFPDANSTLRVTYGKVQGYEPADAVYYEPVTYLEGVMEKYVPGDYEFDVPAKLIDLYNMKDYGPYAENGKLPINFIATNHTTGGNSGSPAIDARGNLIGLNFDRVWEGTMSDIYYDPAICRNIMVDIRYVLFIIDKYANAKHLINEMKIVKAKK comes from the coding sequence ATGAAGTTTTTAAGGTTATTCCTTTTATTATTTGTCATATCGACGCAAGCCCAACAAGGAGGAATGTGGGTTCCATCTTTGCTTAAAGGTATGAATGAAGCCGAAATGAAAAGTTTGGGTATGAAGATATCTGCTTCGGATATTTACGATGCCAATAAACCTGGAATCAAAGATGCCGTTCCACACTTTAATGGTGGATGTACTGCCGAAATGATTTCGCCGAAAGGCTTATTATTAACAAATCACCACTGTGGTTATTCGCAAATTCAGTCGCACTCTTCTGTAGAGAACGATTATCTTGAACAAGGATTTTGGGCAATGAGCTTGGAAGAGGAGCTTCCAAATCCTGGAGTTGACGTTACTTTTGTTATCAAAATTGAAGATGTAACTACTCAGGTACTTGCCGGAACAGAAAATCTTACAACTGAAGCTGAGAAACAAAAGAAAATTGAAAACAATATATCTATTCTCTCTCGTGATTTTCCAAAAGAAAAATGGCAAGGTGCAAAAATCAAAAACTTCTTTGACGGAAATCAATACCTATTATTTGTAACCGAAACTTTTGATGACGTTCGTCTTGTAGGAGCGCCACCAACCTCGATTGGTAAATTTGGATCTGATACTGACAACTGGGTTTGGCCACGTCATACAGGAGATTTCTCTTTGTTTAGAGTTTATGCAGACAAAAATAATCGTCCAGCAAAATATTCTAAAGACAATATTCCTTACACACCTAAGCACTTTTTACCAATCGCAATTGACGGGTTCAAGAAAGACGACTTTACAATGGTAGTAGGATATCCTGGACGTACTCAAGAATATCTTCCTGCCGTTGCAATTGAGCAGATTTTGAATGACTTAAACCCAGCAAAAATTGAAGTTCGTGACGCAGCTCTCAAAGTAGTAGACGGATTTATGCGAAAAGATCAAGCAATCAAAATTCAGTACGCCTCAAAATATGCAAGCATCGCCAATTACTACAAAAAATGGATTGGGGAAAGCAAAGGACTTAAGAAGTCCAATGCTGTAGCAGTTAAAAAAGCGGAAGAAAAAGAATTTTTACAGAAAGTAAAAAAGGCAAAGAAACAGGCTGAGTACGGAAATATCCTTTCAGACTTTGATAAAACCTATGCAGAAATTGCTCCTTACGCTTTGAGTAGAGACTATTTTACCGAAGTTTTCTTGCGTAATATAGGACTAACTGAAACAGCTTTTAAAGTCTATCAATTAGAAAGAATTTTAGCAGATAAAGGCGAGCAGTCTTTTAACGATCGAAAGCAAAACCTGATGGATGGAATGGGCGCTTTCTACAAAAACTTCAATAAAACGGTAGATGAGAAAGTATTTGAGCAACTGATCGCGATATACTCAACGCAATCTCCAAAGCAGTTTGTACCAGCTTCATTGCAAAACATCAACGCAAGTGAATTATCAAAAAGCGTTTATGCAAATACTAAACTGGGATCTTACGAAGGTTTAAAAGAACTACTAACAGGAGATTCGAAAACGGTATTGGCTAAAATGAAGAATGATCCCGCAGTTGCACTTGTAAAAGCAGCAGCCGACAAATATTTTGCAGAAGTAGCTCCAAAATTCGAAGAATTAGATCTTAAAAATATCGCTACACAGAGAACGTATATGAAAGCATTGTTGGAAATGAATCCAAAAGCGAGAATTTTCCCAGATGCTAATAGTACTTTGAGAGTCACTTACGGTAAGGTCCAAGGATACGAGCCAGCAGACGCCGTGTATTATGAGCCAGTAACATATCTTGAAGGTGTGATGGAAAAATACGTACCTGGAGATTATGAGTTTGATGTTCCAGCAAAATTGATTGACCTTTACAACATGAAGGATTACGGTCCTTATGCAGAGAATGGGAAACTACCAATCAACTTTATTGCAACCAATCATACTACTGGAGGAAATTCTGGAAGTCCTGCAATTGATGCAAGAGGGAATCTTATTGGGTTAAATTTTGATCGAGTTTGGGAAGGTACAATGAGTGATATTTATTACGATCCAGCTATCTGCCGTAACATTATGGTGGACATAAGATACGTATTATTTATCATTGACAAATACGCAAATGCCAAACACTTGATAAACGAAATGAAAATCGTGAAAGCAAAGAAATAG